A part of Carassius carassius chromosome 4, fCarCar2.1, whole genome shotgun sequence genomic DNA contains:
- the LOC132139700 gene encoding carotenoid-cleaving dioxygenase, mitochondrial-like, translating to MSSKKPQTIAAAQKTYFTKVHGLPDITPLVSSVQETPEPIPTAVKGTIPTWIHGSLLRNGPGKFEFGNQHYNHWFDGMALMHRFQIEDGQVTYRSRFLSSDSFTQNSERNRIIVSEFGTLALPDPCKNFFQRFLSRFEMPKPTDNASVNFVKYKGDYYVSTETNYMHRVDPDTLESKQKVDWSKFIAVNGATAHPHFDPDGTAYNMGNSYRNKGAFYNIIRVPPERDGPEDTLEGAKILCSIAPRDKSKPSYYHSFGMSENYVVFIEQPIKMDLFKIVTGRLRGKSLNEGVYWDPNQETIFHLIDKRTGKEMPVKYYTKALSTFHQINAFEQDGLLMLDMCCSDDGQSINNFLIQNLRQSGETLDEMYNTMSRPFPRRFVLPLNITSETPLGQNLNTRPDSTATAVCRNKNQVFCTFEDLHGEDLKDYGGLEFPHINYARYNTRPYRYYYGCGFRHLVGDSLIKMDLESKKFKVWRQPDLYPSEPVFILSPNAAEEDDGVILSVIITPVKDKSTFLLVLDAKTFEELGRAEVPVNIPYGFHGVFNSA from the exons ATGTCCAGCAAAAAGCCTCAAACAATTG CTGCTGCTCAGAAAACATACTTCACAAAAGTGCATGGGCTGCCAGACATCACACCCTTGGTAAGTTCAGTACAGGAGACACCTGAGCCCATCCCAACCGCAGTTAAAGGCACTATCCCAACCTGGATCCATGGGAGTCTGCTGCGGAATGGTCCAGGAAAGTTTGAGTTTGGGAATCAACA CTATAACCACTGGTTTGACGGCATGGCCTTGATGCATCGCTTTCAGATTGAGGACGGTCAGGTGACATACAGAAGCCGTTTTTTGTCTAGCGACTCGTTTACGCAGAACAGCGAGAGGAACCGCATAATAGTTTCAGAGTTTGGCACTTTGGCTTTACCTGATCCCTGCAAGAACTTTTTTCAGCGCTTCCTGTCCAGATTTGAGATGCCAA AACCAACAGATAATGCCAGTGTCAACTTTGTTAAATACAAGGGTGACTATTACGTCAGCACAGAAACAAACTACATGCACAGAGTGGATCCAGACACTTTGGAGTCCAAACAGAAG GTGGACTGGAGCAAGTTCATTGCTGTGAACGGTGCTACTGCTCATCCACACTTTGATCCAGATGGCACAGCTTACAACATGGGCAACTCATACAGAAACAAAG GGGCTTTCTATAACATCATCAGGGTGCCACCAGAAAGAGACGGCCCAGAAGATACTCTAGAGGGAGCCAAAATATTATGCTCTATTGCCCCTCGTGACAAATCCAAACCCTCCTATTACCACAGCTTTG GCATGTCAGAGAACTATGTAGTGTTCATCGAGCAGCCCATTAAGATGGATCTGTTTAAGATAGTGACTGGCAGACTAAGGGGGAAATCACTAAATGAGGGGGTTTACTGGGACCCCAACCAGGAAACCATATTCCACCTTATTGACAAACGAACTGGAAAG GAGATGCCAGTGAAGTACTACACCAAGGCCTTGTCCACCTTTCATCAGATCAATGCTTTTGAGCAGGATGGATTGCTCATGCTAGACATGTGCTGCTCTGACGATGGCCAGTCCATAAACAACTTCCTCATCCAGAACCTGCGTCAATCAGGAGAAACATTGGATGAG aTGTATAACACCATGAGCAGGCCATTTCCCCGTCGTTTTGTGCTGCCTCTAAACATCACCAGTGAAACCCCACTGGGACAGAATCTCAACACACGGCCTGACAGCACCGCTACTGCTGTCTGCCGCAACAAAAATCAG GTGTTTTGCACATTTGAAGATCTCCATGGCGAAGACCTGAAAGACTACGGTGGTTTGGAGTTTCCACATATTAACTACGCCAGATATAACACCAGACCTTATAGATACTACTATGGCTGTGGCTTCCGTCACCTAGTGGGTGACTCTCTAATTAAGATGGATCTGGAGAGCAAAAAGTTCAAG GTATGGCGCCAGCCTGATCTCTACCCATCAGAGCCTGTCTTCATTCTTTCACCCAATGCTGCAGAAGAGGATGATGGAGTCATCCTGTCTGTGATCATCACACCAGTTAAG GACAAGAGTACTTTTCTTTTAGTCCTAGATGCCAAAACATTTGAAGAGCTGGGAAGAGCCGAAGTGCCTGTCAACATTCCTTATGGATTCCACGGAGTCTTCAACAGTGCATGA